A segment of the Campylobacter vulpis genome:
CAAAAACAAAATCTTCCTTAAAATGCTTCTCAAGCTCTCCTAAAAGATTAAGCTCTAAGCTATGAAATTCTAAAGCATTATTCGCAAAACTTTCCATAAGATTAAGAAAAATGTGCGGTTTATTTTGGGGATTATAAGGCGTTGTGGCAAAAAGAGAGAAAAGTTCTTTTTGTAAAACTTGCCCCTCCTCCTCGCTAATATAAGGAAGTTCTTGAAGCTCTTTTGAGGCTTTTCTTGCCCAAGAAAAAGCCATAATAGGATTAAGTGCGATATCATTAATCATTTCGAGATTTGCAAAACGATAATTTCGCTCATTCATCAAAATTTGATGATAAGGTCCTCTTAATGCTAAAACATAAATTCCAATCACAATAAAAACATTTAGCCTTAGAAGCTTTAAGCTCATCTTTAAAAATTTTATGATTAATTAAAACACAAACGCCCACCGCCAAAACAAGCGCAAATAAAGCAAAAATAATAGGATAATTACTCCAAATAATCTCAAAAATCGTGCCAAATTCTTCATCTTGGACATTAAAAATAAACATATCAATCTTGCTTTTATACATTTCATAATAGTAATACTTTATAAAAGAAAAAGCCACGCAAAGTATGGCAACAAGGCTAATATAAAGCCCAGAGATAAGAGAGTAAAATCTTACCCCCCCCCCCCTTAATTTTTAATAATGGGGCAAAATAGCTCAAAAATCCGCACAAAAGTAAGGGTAAAAAAGCCGCACTTAAAAAACGCACATCGTGATAACTTCCAAAAAGATACATTTTTAAAAGTTTTGTTGCATCAGCATTTTGCGGGATAAAATGAAGCCACATTAAAAAACGCATCAAATGAGAAATAAGGATAAAAATAGCACTAAAAATAAGAATTTAAAGTAAAATTTTTCGCATTATTTTCTCTTATAAAATGTCTATGTCTCATCACAAAGCTCTAAGCTTTTTAATCTCATCTCTTAAAGTGGCAGCCTTTTCAAACTCAAGCTCCCTCGCCGCCTCAAGCATTTCTTTACGCAGTTCTTTTACGATTTTTGCCCTCTCACTTGCTGGCATTTTTTCTAGCTTCGCACCTTTTCGGTAAATTTCACTCATATCCTCATTTTTAAGACTTTGCTCTAAATTTCTTTTAACTGAAGTTGGGGTGATTTTATGCTTTTTATTATAGGCTTGTTGGAGTTTGCGGCGTTCATTGGTTGTATCTATGGCTTCTTGCATTGATTTTGTGATTTTTTGACAAAAAAGCAAAACTTTACCATTGACATTTCTAGCGGCTCTTCCCATCGTTTGTATAAGGCTTGTCGTGCTACGCAAAAAGCCCTCTTTATCCGCATCCATTATGGCTATGAGTGAAACTTCAGGTAAATCAAGTCCCTCTCTTAATAAATTAATGCCTATAAGCATATCAAATTCTCCGCTCCTAAGCCCACGGATAAGCTCATTACGCTCAATCGCATCAATGTCTGAGTGCATATATTTGACCCTAAGTCCAAGCTCTAAATAATATCTACTTAGCTCTTCAGCCAATTTTTTAGTTAGCACGGTAACTAAAATTCGCTCATTTCTTGCTATGACTTTTTTAGCCTCATCGTAAAGAATTTCGACCTGATTTGCACTATCCTTTAGTTCTATGATAGGGTCAAGCAAACCCGTAGGACGCATAATTTGATGAAAAATATTTTTTCCACTTAGCTCAAACTCTAAGGGTGCTGGAGTCGCAGAGACGAAGAGAAATTGACAATTTTTGTGGATAAATTCATCAAACATTAAGGGACGATTATCAAGGGCAGAGGGCAAACGAAAGCCATAATCAACCAAAGTTTGCTTTCTACTTCTATCCCCAGCAAACATTCCACGAAACTGGGGCAAGGATACATGGCTTTCATCAACGATGACTAAAAAAGGGCGGTTTTTAATCGCATAATAATCAAAAAGCGTATAAGGCGTTTGCCCCTCTTTAAGTCCTGTTAAATGCCTCGCATAATTTTCCACACCCTTACACATACCCGTGCTTTGCAACATTTCAAGGTCAAATTCTACCCTTTGCTTAAGGCGTTGATACTCTACAAGCTTGTTTTCGCTTTCAAAATAGGCAAGGCGAGAATTTAGCTCTTCTTTTATCTCTTTTATCGCCTCCTTAAGCCTTGTCTCCCCTACACTAAACTGGCTTGTAGGGTATAAAATAAAGCGTTTTAAATCCTTTGTTTTTTTATTTTCTAAAATATTATAATGATAAATTCTCTCCAAATCATCACCAAAAAACTCAAGTCTTACCACTTCATCTTCATAATAAGCGGGGTAAATATCTACCAAATCGCCATTGACACGAAAATCTGCGCGGTCAAAAAAATTATCATTGCGTTTATAGCCCATATCTACAAGCTTTTTTAGCAGTTCTTTTTGAGAAATTTGCATATTTTCTTCAAAAATTAAAACCATACCCTCATATTCGCTAGGATTTCCCAGGCCATAATTTGCCGAAACAGAAGCGATACAAACCACATCTTCATAGCTTAAAAGTGAGGCGGTGGCACTTAGTCTTAAACGCTCTAAGTCTTCATTTGTAGAGCTATCTTTTTCTATAAAAACATCGGTGCGTGGGATATAAGCTTCTGGCTGATAATAATCATAATAAGAGATAAAATATTCTATATGATTATGCGGAAAAAAGCCCTTAAATTCGCTATAAAGCTGGGCACAAAGGCTTTTATTATGACTCATAATTAAAGTAGGCATAGCAAGTTCTTTAATCACATTTGCCATCGTAAAGGTCTTGCCACTACCCGTAACACCCAGTAAGGTTTGATACTTATGTCCGGCTTTAATGCTTTTTACTATACCTTTAATAGCTTCTTCTTGGTCAAAACTTGGCTTAAATTCGCTTTGAAGTTGAAACATCTCACACCCTAAAAATAAAGCAAAATTGTAGAAAAAAAAACTAAAATAAAAATAAATCATTAAATTTAATTTGCTAAAATAGCAAAATCATTTAAAAAATTTATAAGAAGGCAAAATTATGTTTGATGATAAAATTATTAATACAATGACAGACAAAGTTAATGAATTAATTGAAAAATACAACGAGGTCTGTGAAATCAACGAAAATTTAAGAAATGAACTTGTCAGTGTCAAGGCACAAAATGAGGCTAAAAGCAATCAAATTTTGCGTTTAGAAGAAGAGCTTAAATCTCGCAATATAGAAAGCGAAGATATTTACAAAAAAATAGAGGCTGTTCTTGGCAAATAATCTTAAACAAGTCATCATCAACATCTCCGCAAAGGATTTTGTGATTAAATGCAGTGATGAATTTGCAGATTTTTTAGAAGATGACATTGCCCTACTTTCAAATGGCACAAAAAAAATGGAGCTTAAAAGCTTTGTTGATGCCTTTGTGAAAAAAAGCTATCAAAATTATACCTTGCAAAAAAAGCTACAAAAACTCATCAAAACAATGAACGAAAACATAAACACAAATTCCACAAACAATGAGTCTCAAAAAAGCCTTTAGTCTCCTTGAGCTTGTTTTTGTCATTCTTATCATAGCCATCTTGACAGGCATAGCCTTGCCATTTCTTAAGCAAAATAAAGAAGAAGCCAAGCTTTTAAGACTTAAAATGAACTACGAAATGCTAAATTCCGCCCTAAGTTTGATGAGAAATGAAGCGGATTTAAAAAATTTAAGCTATATAAGTGAACTAGATAAAGCGGTAATCTTAAAAGAAAATGAAGCCTTATTTTATTGCCAAAACTGCTCCTTTAGCCTTTTAAGCACTCCTATTTATTCTAGCAAAATGGGTTGGATTAAAAACGGAGTCAATCAATATAGCTTTTTTTTAAACCCTCAAAAAAGCGTAGAATTTCACTATGAAAATGGGTTTTTAAAGTGCCTTAAAAACTGCAAAGAGCTTTTATGAAATACTATAAATTAGCCATTAAAGGCTTATATTTAGATAATCTCATCTTTCAAAGTGAAAGTGAAATTTCTCCTTTAAGTGAAGTGATTGTTGATTTAAAAACGCGTAAAAATTGTAAAGCCATAGTGCTAAAACAATGCGAAAAACCAAGCTTTACCACAAAAGACATTAAAGAAATCACGCCCCTTAGTTTAAGCAAAGAGCAATTTATTTTAGCTGAGTTTATAAGCTATTATTACTCCACGAAACTAGGCTTTATCCTTTCTTTTTTTGAAAGTTCCACTCCTTACAAATGTGAAATTTTTAAAACTCAAAATGCACCCACTTTGAGTCCCAAACAAAAAGAGGCTTTCAATTTTTTAAAACAAGAGCAAAACGCTCTTCTTTTCGCAGATACAGGCAGTGGCAAAACTGAAATTTATATCACTCTCATCAAAGAATACTTAGAAAAAGGGCAACAAGTCCTACTTTTAATGCCTGAAATTGCACTCACTCCGCAAATGCAAAAAAGACTTAGTCTTTATTTTGAAGAAGAATTTTGTATGTGGCATTCTAAAATTTCAAAGAAAAAAAAGAAAGAATATCTTGAAAAATTTAATGAAGGCAAAGTCCTTTTAGTCGCTGGAGCACGCTCGGCTCTTTTTTTACCCTTTAGAAATTTAGGACTTATCATTGTCGATGAAGAGCACGATAATTCCTACAAGGCTTCTAATAAACCCTATTATAATGCTAAGGATTTAGCCCTTTTTTTAGGAGCAAAATTAAATATCAAAGTCATCTTAGGCTCTGCCACACCAAGCCTTACAAGCTTTTATAAACAAAAGCATTTCAGGCTTAAGGGCACTTTTTTTGAAAGCAAAAAGCATTTTTTATACGATGAAAGCGATTTAAGTCTTACTCCTATGCTTTTAAATGAGCTTGAAAAAAGCTTAAAAAATCAAAAACAAGCCATTATTTTTTTACCCAACCGTGCGAATTTTAGGCAAATTCTTTGTAAAGATTGTGGCTCTAGCATAAAATGTCCTTTTTGCTCCATAGCAATGAGTTTGCATAAAAAGAAAAAAATGCTTAAATGCCATTATTGTAATTTTAGTGCAGCAATTCACTCTTCTTGCCCAAGCTGCAATGGCACTATGCTAGAGGCTCAAAAAATGGGAACAAGTGAGCTATGCGAGCTTTTACAAAATACCTTTAGTGAAGCTAAAATAGCCAAATTTGATAGAGATGAAATCACAAGCATTAAAAAGCTAAATAATATTTTAAAAGACTTTAACGACTGCAAAATCGACATTTTGGTTGGCACCTCTATGCTTGCCAAAGGACACGATTATCATAGCGTGGATTTAAGTGTGATTATGGGTTTAGATGAGTTTTTAATGCGTCCAAATTTTAGAGCGAGGGAAGAATGTTTAGCTCTAGCGATGCAAGTAGCTGGTAGAGCTGGTAGAAAGGGCGAAGCTAGGGTTTTACTCCAAAGTAAAAATAAGGCTTTTTTTGAAACATATATTAACGATTATGACACCTTTTTGCAAGATGAACTCATTTTTAGAAAAGGACTTTACCCTCCATTTAAAAGACTTTTAAGACTCATCATAGAAGATGAAAATCAAGCAAGGGCAAAAAAGCTTTGCGAAAATCTAGCTTTAAAATTTAAAGAGCTTAAAAGCGTGGAGCTTGTGGGTTATGGTGCTTGTGGAGTTGAAATGATTCATCTCAAATTTCGTTTTTATATTCTTTTAAGAAGTCATACGCATAAAAATCTTATCAAAATCCAAGAATACGCCCTTAATTTTCCTACTCTAAGTGCCGATATTGACCCTATAGACTTTTCTTAAAGGATACTCTTGCTTAACGAACTTTTAAATGCCCCAAAAGATGCTCCTGTTTTTTTAAGCCCTAAACTTGAAGAGGAATTTGTGCTAAAAGCTTATACAGCGGGGCTTTTTCCCTGGACAACTAAGCCTGTTAATTGGTGGTGTCCTGATCCTAGATGCGTGCTAGAACCTCATCAAATTCATATTCAAAAAAATATGAGAAAATCCTTAAATCTTTATGAAATTAGACTAGATTTTGACTTTTTAGCCCTTATCACACTTTGCAAAAATGCAAGAATTAGAAGTTGGATTGATGAAGAATTTATAGAAATTTACCATAATCTTTTTAAAAAAGGTTATGCACACAGCCTCGAACTTTATGAGAAAAATGAGCTTGTAGGCGGAATTTATGGGCTAATTATCGGTAAAATGTTTTTTGGAGAAAGTATGGTAAGCCTTAAAAAAAACGCCTCTAAAATCGCTATAATAAAGCTTTGTGAGCTTTTGGCGCCTTATGATTTCTTAATTGATTGTCAAGTGCATAATCAACATTTAGAATTTATGGGGGCAAAAAATATCAGTCGCAAAGATTTTTTAAAAATCCTTGATGAAAAATGCCAAAGTTCGAGTGGCTTTAAGAGTTTCAAAGACTTGCTTTAAACCTCCTTTTAATTTTAAAATTTCTAAAATAGCTTTTAAACTTTATATATATTAACTAACTAAACTTTAGCTATATAGACTAAATTAAATTAAATAATTTTTTTTAGTCTATACTTGACAAAATAACACTAAATGTTATATAATTATCCTAGCAATTAAAAAAGAGAGTGCTAATTTTAAGGAAAGTAGAGTGATGAAAAGTCGAGATAAGCGAGAATTGATACTTGAGTCTATCATTGAAGCCTATTTGTTAGATAATACACCCATAGGCTCAAATGAACTTAATTCAAATCTTTGCATTCCCGCTTCGACAATAAGAGTGTATCTTAAAAGACTAAGCGATGAGGGCTTAATTACTCAAATTCATATTAGTAGTGGTCGCATTCCTGCAGTAAAGACAATGCAGACTTATTGGCAAAATGAACTAAATATGCGTGAAGAATTACAAATAAAAAATGTCGATTTTTTACGCACCTTAAGCGAGGAATTTGAAATTTATTGCCTTGCTTATGAGGGGCGTGAGTTAATTTTAAAAGAAATTTTGAGTTTAAATAATCGCTTTATTATTTTAGATTTTGGGGCAAATGAGTTGGCTTTAAAATATCAAAACGAAAGTTATAAATTTCTTAAAAGTCTTGTGGGGCTTAATATTTTTGATATAGAAAATATAGCTATAAAGGTGCATTTTTACGAGTTAATAGAAAAAATTTCTACTCTTAAAAAAAGTTTAACTTGTTATAGGGCAAATGAAAAAAAAGCTTATCAAATCTATCAAAATGATGCATTTGTTAAGCTTTTGGACTGCGAAATTCACAAGTATTTTAAAGAGAATTTGCAATTTCAACCCTTATTTAATGAGGGCTATATGGGGCTTAAAATCGATGCGGATTTTTTAGGTAAGCAGGTTAATCTCATATTTGCGGGTAGTGTTTATACAAATTATAAAAAAATCCTAAAACAAATCAAGGAGGTAGCGTGAGCGAACAAAACGAAGAGAAAATAGAAGAACAAGTTGAAGAAAATCAGCTTGAAAACGAAACAGAAGAAAAAGATTTTGAAGCAGAATATAATGCTTTAAAAGATCAGTATTTAAGAGCGAATGCCGAATTTGAAAACATTAAAAAGCGTCTTGAAAAAGAAAAAATAAACGCTATGACTTATGCAAATGAGGGCTTTGCCAAAGATTTGCTTGATGTCTTAGACGCCTTAGAAGCGGCAGTTAAAGTGGAAGCAAATGATGAAGTGAGTTTAAAAATCAAAGAAGGAGTGCAAAATACTTTAGATTTATTTTTAAAGAAGCTTGAAAAGCACGGGGTTAAGGAGATAGAGGCGGCTTGTGAGTTTGATCCAAATTTACACGAAGCTATGTTTCATTTACAAAGCGATGAGCATCAAAGCGGAGCTGTGGTGCAAGTGCTTCAAAAGGGCTATAAACTCGGCGAAAGAGTAATTAGACCTACAAAAGTTAGTGTTGCAAAATAAATTAAATAAAGGATAAAAAATGGCAAAAGTTATAGGTATAGATTTAGGAACGACAAATTCTTGTGTCGCTGTGTATGAGAGAGGAGAAAGTAAGGTTATCCCTAATAAAGAGGGCAAAAATACCACTCCTTCTGTTGTTGCTTTTACAGATAAGGGTGAAGTTTTAGTAGGTGATAGTGCCAAGCGTCAAGCGGTAACTAATCCTGAAAAAACCATTTATTCTATTAAAAGAATTATGGGTTTGATGATTAATGAAGATGCTGCAAAAGAGGCTAAAAATCGTCTGCCTTATCACATCACAGAAAGAAATGGTGCGTGTGCGATTGAAATTGCGGGTAAAATTTACACCCCACAAGAAATTTCGGCTAAAGTTTTAATGAAGCTTAAAGAAGATGCAGAAGCCTTTTTGGGTGAAAGCGTGGTTGATGCTGTTATTACAGTGCCTGCGTATTTTAATGACGCACAAAGAAAGGCAACAAAAGAGGCTGGAACCATAGCAGGACTTAATGTTTTAAGAATTATTAATGAACCTACTTCTGCAGCTTTAGCATATGGGCTTGATAAAAAAGATAGTGAAAAAATCGTTGTGTATGATTTGGGTGGGGGAACCTTTGATGTTACCGTGCTTGAAACAGGTGATAATGTGGTCGAAGTTTTAGCCACTGGAGGTAATGCCTTTTTGGGTGGTGATGACTTTGATAATAAACTCATCGACTTTTTGGCAGAGGAATTTAAAAGCGAAAATGGCATAGATTTAAAAAACGATGTAATGGCTTTACAACGCCTTAAAGAAGCCGCAGAAAACGCTAAAAAAGAATTAAGCTCGGCTAATGAAACAGAAATTAATCTTCCTTTCATCACAGCAGATGCTTCAGGTCCTAAGCACTTGGTGAAAAAAATCACAAGAGCAAAATTTGAAAGTATGATAGAGAAGCTTGTAAGCGAAACCATTACTAAAATCAATGAAGTCGTTAGCGATGCGGGACTTAAAAAAGACGAAATTAAAGAAATCGTTATGGTCGGCGGCTCTACGCGTGTGCCTTTGGTGCAAGAAGAAGTGAAAAAAGCTTTTGGTAAAGATTTAAATAAATCAGTCAATCCTGATGAAGTTGTAGCCATAGGTGCAGCAATACAAGGAGCGGTTATTAAGGGTGATGTGAAAGATGTATTGTTACTAGATGTAACACCTCTTTCTTTAGGAATAGAAACGCTTGGTGGTGTGATGACTAAAATCATAGAAAAAGGCACAACCATACCAACTAAAAAAGAACAGGTTTTCTCCACAGCAGAGGATAATCAAAACGCCGTAACTATCAATGTCCTACAAGGAGAGAGAGAATTTAGCCGCGATAATAAAAGCTTAGGAAATTTCAATTTAGAAGGAATCCCACCAGCTCCACGCGGTATGCCACAAATCGAAGTTACTTTCGATATTGACGCTAATGGGATTTTAACCGTTTCAGCTAAAGATAAAGCCACAGGCAAGGCACAAGAGATTAAAATCACTGGCTCAAGTGGCTTAAGTGAAGAAGAAATTAATAATATGGTCAAAGACGCCGAACTTCACAAAGAAGAAGATAAAAAGCGTAAAGAAGCGGTAGAAATGAGAAATCAAGCCGATTCTCTAGCCCATCAAGTGGAAAAATCTTTAAGCGAACTTGGCGAAAAAGTCGCAGAAGATGATAAAGCTAACATACAAAAAGCCCTTGATGACTTACGCGAAACACTTAAAAATGAAAACGCAAGCAAAGAGGAAATCGAAGCTAAGATGAAGACTTTAAGTGAAGTTTCTCACAAATTAGCCGAAAATATGTATAAAAAAGATGAAAGTGGCGATAAAAAGAAAAAAGATGACGATGTCATAGATGCTGAAGTTGAGTAAGCTTAAAGCCCTAAAATGATTAGGGCTTTTCTACCCAATTTTAAACTTTTTGTGTTACAATCTCTCCTTAAAAAATTTAAGGAAAACAATGAAACTTCTTCTCATAGGCTCTTCCACAGGGGGACCAAATCAACTGAAATTTTTACTCAAAGACCTACATATTAAAAACACTTGCGTTGTCATTGCTCAGCATATGAGTAGCAATTATCTCTCCTCTTTTGTCAATAAATTTAACGAGGAAAGTGTCAATGAAGTGCGTTTGCTTGAGGATAAAGAGCTTTTAGCTAACAAAATTTACATTTGTGCGAAAAACACCATTCTCACAGGAAACCTCTCTTTGATGGCTTTATGGCAAGATGTTCAAAGTAGTTTTAAACCTAGTGTCGATTTGCTTTTTCATTCTGCTGTGGAACTAGCCAAAACAAATAAAATTCTAGCCGTTATCCTCACTGGAATGGGCGATGACGGCGCTAAAGGACTACTTGAGCTTTATAAGGCTGGAGTGAAATGCCTATGCGAAAATGAGACTGATAGTGTCGTCTATGGTATGCCAAAAAGAGCAAAGGATTTAAATCCTAACCTAAGACCGATGAGCTTAAAAGAAATCAAAAGCGAAATTACTCGCTTCATAGAGGAAAACTAATGCAAATAAACAAAGAAGAAAAAATACACTTTAGCGACCTAGAGCTTAACGAATTTATCAAAATCATCAATGAACTTAGCGGTATGGATATACAAGATAAAAAAACAACCCTATCGTTAAAACTTCCAAGCTTTCTTCAAACTATGAAAATTAAAAATTTTGCTGAATTTTTAGCAAAAATTAAAGTCAATAGAATTCTAAGGCAGGAAACCTTAGACTTTATAACCATAGGAGAAACATATTTTCATAGGGAATTAGCACAACTTAAGGATATCGCTTTTTACATTAAAAGTTTAGATAAACGAACAAGCGTTTTAAGTGTGCCTTGCAGTAGTGGAGAGGAAGTATATTCTATAGCGATGCTAGGAGCACAACACTGCATTAAAGATATGTATGTCGTGGGTGTGGATATTAATTCTAAAGTAATAGAAAAAGCAAAGCTTGGAAAATATCAAGGCAGAACCTTGCAAAATCTAAGCGAACACGAAAAAAGAAAATTTTTCAAAGAAGACAATGGGATTTATACCATTAACAAAAATGAGCTTTGTCCTTGCAAATTCACTCTTTGCAATGTTTTTGATAGTGCTTTTATGCAACTCGGAAAATTTGATATTATCATATCAAGAAATATGATTATTTATTTTGATTATGACTCCAAGCTTAAGCTTTTAGAACGCTTTTATAGTCTTTTAAGTGATGGAGGTAGGCTTTATGTGGGAAGTGCAGATTTAATCCCAGAAAATGTTTATTTCAAAAAAGTCTTTTCCGCTAGAGGAACTTATTATGAAAAAATTTAATTTTAAATTTGTTTCAAAAAGTTACATTGTAAAATTTCAAATTGCTAATTTCAGCTTTTTTTGTAAAGAAAAATATTAGAATTTCTTAACTTAATGTTTCAAAAAGGAAAAACTTGATTGAATTAAAAAATGTTAATAAATACTATGGTAAGCACCATGTTTTAAAGGATATTAACCTTACCATAAAAGAAGGTGAAAAACTCGTCATTATAGGACCAAGTGGGAGTGGCAAAAGCACCACTATACGCTGTATGAATGGACTTGAGGAAGTAAGTTCCGGCGAAGTTATCGTTAATAATCTTGTTTTAACGCACAAAAATAAAACTGAAATTTGTAGAAAATATTGTGCTATGGTTTTTCAGCATTTTAACCTTTATCCACATATGAGCGTTTTAGAAAATTTAACCCTTGCACCGATAAAATTGCAAAAAAAGAGTAAAAAAGAAGCAGAAGAAACGGCATATCATTATCTCAAAGTTGTAGGACTTGTCGATAAGGCTAAAGTTTATCCCGCTACGCTTTCTGGAGGACAGCAACAAAGAGTTGCCATAGCAAGAAGTCTTTGCACGAAGAAGCCTTATATCTTATTTGACGAGCCAACTTCAGCACTCGATCCTGAGACTATACAAGAAGTTTTAGATGTGATGAAAGAAATTTCTCATCAAAGTAATACAACTATGGTTGTAGTAACTCACGAAATGGGTTTTGCGAGGGAAGTAGCAGATCGCATTATCTTTATGGAAGATGGTGCCATAGTCGAGGAAAATATCCCTGCCGAATTTTTTAAAAATCCTAAAACAGAAAGAGCCAAGCTCTTTTTAGGCAAAATTTTACAGCATTAAACCAAATTTGAAAGGAGAAAAAATGGTTTTAAAAAATTCTTTACTTAAGTTGGCAACCCTTGCCCTAGGAGCAGCTCTTGCTTTCACTTCAGCAAATGCTGGAAAATTAGAAGACATTAAGGCTAAAGGCACTTTAGTCGTGGGCGTTAAAAATGATGTTCCACATTATGCTTTGCTTGATCAAAAAACAGGCGAAATTAAAGGCTTTGAAGTCGATGTTGCTAAAAAATTAGCTAAAGAAATTTTAGGTGATGAAAACAAAATTAAACTTGTCGCTGTCAATGCTAAAACAAGAGGACCTTTACTAGATAATGGCACTTTAGATGTGGTAATTGCGACCTTTACCATTACCCCTGAAAGAAAGAAAATTTACAATTTCTCAGAGCCTTATTACCAAGATGCTATCGGTTTGCTAGTCTTAAAAGAAAAAGGTTATAAATCTCTAGCCGATATGAAAGGTGCTAAAATAGGAGTAGCACAAGCTGCTACAACTAAAAAAGTTATAGGTGAAGCAGCAAAAAAAGCTGGAATAAGCGTAAGCTTTAGCGAATTTCCAGATTATCCTAGCATAAAAGCAGCTCTTGATGCTAAAAGGGTTGATGTATTCTCTGTGGATAAGTCTATTTTGCTAGGTTATGTTGATGAAAAAAGTGAAATTTTACCGGATTCTTTTGATCCACAAGATTATGGCATTGTTAGCAAAAAAGACGATAAAGAATTTGCCACATTTATCAATA
Coding sequences within it:
- a CDS encoding CheR family methyltransferase: MQINKEEKIHFSDLELNEFIKIINELSGMDIQDKKTTLSLKLPSFLQTMKIKNFAEFLAKIKVNRILRQETLDFITIGETYFHRELAQLKDIAFYIKSLDKRTSVLSVPCSSGEEVYSIAMLGAQHCIKDMYVVGVDINSKVIEKAKLGKYQGRTLQNLSEHEKRKFFKEDNGIYTINKNELCPCKFTLCNVFDSAFMQLGKFDIIISRNMIIYFDYDSKLKLLERFYSLLSDGGRLYVGSADLIPENVYFKKVFSARGTYYEKI
- a CDS encoding transporter substrate-binding domain-containing protein produces the protein MVLKNSLLKLATLALGAALAFTSANAGKLEDIKAKGTLVVGVKNDVPHYALLDQKTGEIKGFEVDVAKKLAKEILGDENKIKLVAVNAKTRGPLLDNGTLDVVIATFTITPERKKIYNFSEPYYQDAIGLLVLKEKGYKSLADMKGAKIGVAQAATTKKVIGEAAKKAGISVSFSEFPDYPSIKAALDAKRVDVFSVDKSILLGYVDEKSEILPDSFDPQDYGIVSKKDDKEFATFINNFVGKNKTDIDALAKKWGL
- a CDS encoding CheB methylesterase domain-containing protein, producing the protein MKLLLIGSSTGGPNQLKFLLKDLHIKNTCVVIAQHMSSNYLSSFVNKFNEESVNEVRLLEDKELLANKIYICAKNTILTGNLSLMALWQDVQSSFKPSVDLLFHSAVELAKTNKILAVILTGMGDDGAKGLLELYKAGVKCLCENETDSVVYGMPKRAKDLNPNLRPMSLKEIKSEITRFIEEN
- a CDS encoding amino acid ABC transporter ATP-binding protein, producing the protein MIELKNVNKYYGKHHVLKDINLTIKEGEKLVIIGPSGSGKSTTIRCMNGLEEVSSGEVIVNNLVLTHKNKTEICRKYCAMVFQHFNLYPHMSVLENLTLAPIKLQKKSKKEAEETAYHYLKVVGLVDKAKVYPATLSGGQQQRVAIARSLCTKKPYILFDEPTSALDPETIQEVLDVMKEISHQSNTTMVVVTHEMGFAREVADRIIFMEDGAIVEENIPAEFFKNPKTERAKLFLGKILQH
- the dnaK gene encoding molecular chaperone DnaK, whose protein sequence is MAKVIGIDLGTTNSCVAVYERGESKVIPNKEGKNTTPSVVAFTDKGEVLVGDSAKRQAVTNPEKTIYSIKRIMGLMINEDAAKEAKNRLPYHITERNGACAIEIAGKIYTPQEISAKVLMKLKEDAEAFLGESVVDAVITVPAYFNDAQRKATKEAGTIAGLNVLRIINEPTSAALAYGLDKKDSEKIVVYDLGGGTFDVTVLETGDNVVEVLATGGNAFLGGDDFDNKLIDFLAEEFKSENGIDLKNDVMALQRLKEAAENAKKELSSANETEINLPFITADASGPKHLVKKITRAKFESMIEKLVSETITKINEVVSDAGLKKDEIKEIVMVGGSTRVPLVQEEVKKAFGKDLNKSVNPDEVVAIGAAIQGAVIKGDVKDVLLLDVTPLSLGIETLGGVMTKIIEKGTTIPTKKEQVFSTAEDNQNAVTINVLQGEREFSRDNKSLGNFNLEGIPPAPRGMPQIEVTFDIDANGILTVSAKDKATGKAQEIKITGSSGLSEEEINNMVKDAELHKEEDKKRKEAVEMRNQADSLAHQVEKSLSELGEKVAEDDKANIQKALDDLRETLKNENASKEEIEAKMKTLSEVSHKLAENMYKKDESGDKKKKDDDVIDAEVE